CGCCATGCGCTGGAGGATCTGGATCCAGATTTTGCGAAGAAGGTGCAACCGGGTGACATTATCGTGGCCGGTCGCAACTGGGGCTGCGGATCCAGCCGGGAACAGGCCGCCACCTGTCTGGTCTACAACGGGGTGGCCGCAGTCATCGCGGAGAGCTTCGGCCGCATTTTTTACCGGAATGCGCTCAACAACGGCCTGCTGGCCATCGCCTGCCCGGCCGCGGCCCGGGCCATCCAGCCCGGCGAGACGGTGGAGATAGACCTCAGCCGCCACGTGATCCGCTGTGGCGCCGGCGAATTTGCCTTCCCGCCCCTCAGCCCCACCATCATGGGGATCGTGGCGGCCGGCGGCCTGGTTCCCTATGTGCAGCGGAAGCTGGCGGCCGCCGCACCATGAACTGGCTGTTGAGCTGGGCCTACCGCCTCTACGCACTACAGTGGCGGGTGACCCGGCCGATTACCCTGGGGGTGCGCATTCTGTTGATCCAGGAGCAGCAGGTGCTCCTGGTGCGCCATACCTATCAGGCGGAGTGGCACTTTCCGGGGGGAGGATTGAAGCGAGGCGAGACGGTGGCCGAGGCCGTGCGCCGGGAGGCACGGGAAGAGGTGGGCGCCCACCTGTTGGAGCCGCCCCAGCTTCTGGGCCTCTACACGGCCTATCACTCGGGGAAGAGCGACCACATCGCCACCTTCGTCTGTCACGATTTCGTGCTCCACACGCCCACGGACCGCTGGGAGATCCATCAGTGTCGGCCATTCCCCCTGGATGCCCTGCCGGCGGACCTTTCGGCGGGGAGCGCCCGGCGGATCCGGGATTATTTGCAAGGAAACTGGCCGTATGCCGGCCGATGGTGAGGGAGGAAGGATGAACCTGCAGAAGGAAGATGCCCCGGACAGACGGCGGTATCGGATCGCCCTGATCCCCGGCGACGGGATCGGCGGGGAAGTGGTCCCCGCGGCACGCCAGGTGTTGGAGAGCCTGGGCCTGGACCTGACGTTTGTGGAGCTGGCCGCCGGCTGGGAGACCTTCCAGCGGGAGGGGACGGCCCTGCCGGCGGAGACCCTGGCGG
The DNA window shown above is from Litorilinea aerophila and carries:
- a CDS encoding LeuD/DmdB family oxidoreductase small subunit yields the protein MHISGRVWKYGDNVNTDVIFPGKYTYTVTDRTEIARHALEDLDPDFAKKVQPGDIIVAGRNWGCGSSREQAATCLVYNGVAAVIAESFGRIFYRNALNNGLLAIACPAAARAIQPGETVEIDLSRHVIRCGAGEFAFPPLSPTIMGIVAAGGLVPYVQRKLAAAAP
- a CDS encoding NUDIX domain-containing protein, whose product is MNWLLSWAYRLYALQWRVTRPITLGVRILLIQEQQVLLVRHTYQAEWHFPGGGLKRGETVAEAVRREAREEVGAHLLEPPQLLGLYTAYHSGKSDHIATFVCHDFVLHTPTDRWEIHQCRPFPLDALPADLSAGSARRIRDYLQGNWPYAGRW